DNA sequence from the Vicia villosa cultivar HV-30 ecotype Madison, WI linkage group LG3, Vvil1.0, whole genome shotgun sequence genome:
GTTTGAGGTTAAGGAAATACCGTGACGGAAATGATGAGGTTGTCAAAGATATCAACACGTTCAGACACAATTCGCAGCCGTGCATTAGCTGTATGGAATTTACAGAGAAATTTATATCGAGAAAAAGGGAAACTAAACTACATAACAATCAACCAAAATCATTATGCAGAAAATCAGTACTGTGATAATGCTAAGAAGTTTGCAACAAAACACAATCTCAATTCTGAAATTCTTTTATAAGATAAACTTTTTCCATTAAAAGGAAGAGAAGGAAACTTACGAGAAAGTGGTGCGGCTGATGAATATCGTTCTGGCTTTCGGGATTCTACCCTTTAAATATATGGAAAGAGTTAGCTTTTCCTATAACAGTATATGAAAAATTGCAGGCAAAAAATGGAGTTGTAAACCAATTACTTCAATTATAGTTCCATTAACACATACTCATGCCACACACTATTATAATctttttttagatacattgagtAACGGTGTACTCAGTTTATAATTGAGATCGAATACATCAGTTATTCAATGAATCTGAATATGTAAGTAGTATAGTTGGCAAAGATACCATTTGAAGACAAATTTTTTAGAAGGAAGCTCAACAGGGTAAAGATAAGAATAGGCATTGACTTCATCTGTAAAGGAAGCCATTTTAGGGtcttgttgttcttcttcagCATGAGTAGCTGCAAGACATAATATGAAAGAATTATGATAATAAAACAAACGTGTCTCAAATCTAGCAGAAAATGCAAGAGAGATACCAGACAATGGAAGGCATGTTAGAGATAGTGAAGTGAGGCCTAACAGCATCAAATCCCTTCTGGTTTGCGAAGTGGGTCTTAGAGAAGAAGTTGAAAGGTCGCTTTTTTGGTCGGATTTGTTTTGGTTAAGGATTACTAACTTTGAagtgttattattgttgttgttgtggttgttcCTGAAGATAAGGTTGTTGTTGGGGAGAATAAGGTTGTTGTTGGAGGGACAGGGAGAGAGACATAGAGAGTGTAAAACCATTGCTGCTCAACACTGCAACTCTTCGAATTCGATCACCCTCTTCTATAACATTATCCTACAACTTTTAAAGTTAAATTCAGTATTTACCCCAACAAAGTCGCATGTGATATAATCAATCTCTTTCCTATGCTTTTTCTATGGTTTCTATCTATGTAAGATTCTTTTAATAAAAGCTTTAATGTGTGAAAACAAAGTATAATGAGGGAATTATGTAATGTTAGcactatttttaatattaaaagtaaaatttaaaaattataattagttGGATtgagttgaatatatatatatatatatatatatatatatatatatatatatatatatatatatatatatattgttgggATATTCTTACTTCAAgaataagttattataacttatctcacattttgataattaattcttttcaatctaatggttaaaaataataaataattaaatgtggatAGAGAAAACTATTAGTTATTATTTTCAACCATTATATTGAgaataattaatggtcaagaaCTCAAAATGTGaagtaagttataataatttaatcTTGGAGTAAAAATATCTTTcctcatatatataaatatatattctaTCATATCTATATTATTATAACCGATGTGAGATttatatacaaatataaatatatattatttaataaatatatattttatcatacCCCGTTGTCGAAGCAAAGAGGTTGGCGGAAACCTAAACTGGTTCAAAAATTATCAAAGAGAACTTTAGAAAGGTCTTTGGTGAAGATATCAATAATTTGTTAacagtcccacatcggacaatatatggtctgaacatgtccttataagtgggggcaatcttcaccctacaagccggttttgtagggatgagttaggcccaaccacatttcttttCAGAAACATGAAGAACGCAGACTTGACCACGAGCGACCTTCTCCTGAACAAAGTGAATATCCATCTCAATGTGTTTTGTGCATAAAATTATTAATCACAACAACCCAAAATAATCCCACATGTTATACAACTATTATCACATACCGATTCATCAGACTAACACATTTACTAGACAATTTTCATGACTTTACAACTATACCTAAAACCTTCAAAATCTCAACAATGGTGAAAATACATCAACAcatcaaaatagaaaatatcaccAATCAAAATGCACGAATTTcatcaacattcacaacacatactaTCGATTAACATCAatttataaaatcaaatcaaaacccaATGCCCTATTGATGGTTAAGGACTCCTCATTCTATCACACGTGCATATATACCTGTTATTGATTCAATTATTTCCCTTACCTCAATTCCTAGCAAGTAATTTGAATCAGAACTAGTTAGAATATTCTCCTCTCACCCAAAGCTTCATGTTCTCCCTTGGCCTCTAGCCTCTTTGTCTCTTTTCCAAAGTTTTTATGTATTGATAACCAAAACCCTTAACTTAGATTATGCCCCTAATTTATATCATTAGGATAAATCTTATTATAATTGTGACTCAAACTCCTATCCCTCCGACTCTTTCCTCCCTTATACTTCTCATAATTTCCACTAATGGTCCAAACCtcttatttttcaattaattgaataaatataataaaatactattattttaatttttaaaagaaactctaataattttaattaaactcTATCGGTCTCTAATTACTCTCTACACTCTCACCTCAAGGTCACACACCCTCATCGcccatatttatttaattaatattatccaATAATTAAATGAATGCACACAAATTATAATAAATCAAAAACCGGCGTGTTACAAATCTTCCCTACTTAAAAAAAATTCCCTCCAAAATTACCTTAATTAAACAGATTCAGATACGACTCCCTCATCTGACTCTCAAGCTCCAAAGTCATGATTCCACCAGTTGGTTTTCCCAAGCTACATTCACCAAGTTAATCTCTTTACCATGCAGCTGCTTCACTTCCCGATCCTCTATTTGTAGGGGTGATGCCTCAATAGTAAGGTTATCTCTTACATGTACATCATCCTCATGTCTTCAATCCCACTGGTGGAAAAACCTCAACTAAGTCTACACATGCATGTTTCCCTTCTATCCACTCGTACACCAAAACATCAAATTGCCTAAGTGTCGATCTTCCTTCATATGGTTCAATCAAGAAAGTCACATGTGCCTCTTTCTTCACATATACCCAGACACaccaaaatatatcaaataagacATCCTTAACAAATTCATTTCGGTGTTTGAATCATATAAGCTCCTTACAATTTTATGTTCCTGAAATGTATATATGTACACCTTGCAGCAGACAGGGCAAATCTCATTAATAGAAAATAAGGGAATCATAAGCTGGTATTTAAGGATGGTATGATATTCTACAAAGGATATATGTTGGTCTAGATCATCAATAGGGATAGAAAGGTTAAAATCTTGAGCATGTTCAGCTTGCAAACAACCAAAAAATGCTTCATTCCTTGTGGTCATGCCAACCTTTACATCCATGTCTTGAAtacttttactaaaaaaaaactcGCCAAACGATATTGTGCTTTAGGATGGACAGTGTTATTGATAGTAAAATTGTTTAGGTCAAAATTTAGAATCACAACACTAAAACCATCCAAAGCTCTGTCAAAATCAAGGTCCATACCATATATCTCATATTCTCTTAATATATGATTGTGTAACACCTAAAAATGGGCCATAGAAGTCACAAACGCTTAAGAGGCAGCCTTTACTGCCGTGTACAAACCCAATTCCCCAATTCTAATAGGTAAAGAAGACATTATCCATTGAAGGTCCACAAAGAAATGACATTTACCAACCATGGTGTCTTCAACCACCTTTCTAACCTCATTATCAACCAAATAGTTACTTTCTCCATGTGATTAGGTTGACACGTTCTAAGGCCAAAAAAGAGTTTGATGATACCCATGTAATATCGAAGTAGAAGAAGCTCACTCTAAAGATCCCTTAGTTGTTACAGAAGATGCATTAACTCAACAGCCTTGGATTCTCTTTTCATGGACAACCCCTTGATAAAGCCTTTATCTCGACTAACAGCCCTTCCAAGCAAGTTCATCCCCAATATCAGTCCCCCAATGTTTGAAAGAAACAACCTCCTACAAAGTTTACTACCATCACACGAAGGTCAAAAGATCTTAGTTTATGAATATTCATTTCAAGACCTAATCTTGGACTGGTCTCCCGGATGATGTCAAAAGCTTTAGCGACCTCCTTTGAATCTCCTATGATGGTCTCATAATCAAGATATCAAACATGAAGAAGAAGCTTACAACTATCGTTGATTTGATGAATAAGTGGGTGTAGCACAAGAGCA
Encoded proteins:
- the LOC131660551 gene encoding psbP domain-containing protein 5, chloroplastic-like, with product MVLHSLCLSPCPSNNNLILPNNNLIFRNNHNNNNNNTSKLVILNQNKSDQKSDLSTSSLRPTSQTRRDLMLLGLTSLSLTCLPLSATHAEEEQQDPKMASFTDEVNAYSYLYPVELPSKKFVFKWVESRKPERYSSAAPLSPNARLRIVSERVDIFDNLIISVTIGPPNASLINLKDKSKWTAKDVADSVLADKSSLRVTSTERSAESSVLDAHTDEINGEPYWYYEYLIRKSPNTMSEESGIYRHYLASTAERDGYLYSISASTLSPQWKKMGPLFQQTVSSFRLVSPTENYVPPFKDPWRFW